The following are encoded together in the Pontibacter liquoris genome:
- a CDS encoding T9SS type A sorting domain-containing protein: MKQLILPFLFCLLFALLPGHTLFAQDCAGPAIPAADNVETCAGYWTTLLVKQPDASLTYSWYTTATGGIPLASGATYTTPELTQTVTFYVQAENGCGPSERKAVKVTVISPVANNSVAGDQQVCPGQVPQRISGSLPTSGGDVYTYLWVSSTDGINFNVPAAGINDAQHYTPGVLSQTMWFERIVYGSSACQKSISNRVKITVSASITNNTVSADQTVCSGTAPATLAGAAPAGGDGTYTYQWESSTDGTNFSLVQGASTKDFTPATQTATAWYRRKVLSGMCAESISNTISIRVGTPATPVVEKAGTACAGTVITLRILQPVAGLTYQWYRNLGALPIAEGATVTTTVLATDSLYSVRAVGAGGCTSDRAHTWITVVQPISGNQIGQPQTICTGEIPQALAGAVPTGGGAEITYRWEVSTDSLTYTSAPGANAAQAYHPEALTTTAWFRRLATAGTCAANISDPVKITVAPLPAQPAITQQATELTAGVVASRYEWLLDGVLLPNASTATITVPASGTYQVRAQSASGCYSGYSEAWPVVLLPTGIAEPAGEAGIVVAPNPSAGKVLLHTQRPFRHVVISVQSMAGKEVRRFEQQQLQAWQELNLTGLADGLYLLYIQADSLRVVQKLQLSH, from the coding sequence ATGAAACAACTTATACTCCCCTTCCTGTTTTGCCTCCTCTTTGCGCTGCTGCCCGGCCACACACTCTTCGCCCAGGACTGTGCCGGGCCGGCCATACCTGCTGCCGACAACGTAGAAACATGTGCCGGTTACTGGACCACACTCCTGGTAAAGCAGCCTGATGCCAGTCTTACCTATAGCTGGTATACTACAGCAACGGGTGGTATACCTTTGGCAAGCGGCGCGACTTATACGACACCAGAGCTCACGCAGACGGTTACCTTTTACGTGCAGGCCGAAAATGGCTGTGGCCCCAGTGAGCGGAAGGCTGTAAAAGTAACGGTGATATCTCCGGTGGCCAACAACAGCGTTGCCGGCGACCAGCAGGTATGCCCGGGGCAGGTGCCGCAACGTATAAGCGGTTCATTGCCAACCAGCGGTGGCGATGTGTATACCTATCTTTGGGTTAGCAGTACCGATGGGATCAATTTTAATGTTCCGGCAGCCGGCATCAATGATGCGCAGCACTATACCCCTGGAGTGTTATCACAGACCATGTGGTTCGAGCGGATTGTCTACGGCTCTTCCGCGTGCCAAAAGTCAATTAGCAACAGGGTTAAGATCACGGTAAGTGCAAGCATCACCAATAACACTGTCAGCGCCGACCAGACGGTTTGCAGCGGTACTGCTCCGGCAACGTTAGCGGGAGCTGCTCCTGCTGGCGGAGACGGCACTTATACTTATCAGTGGGAATCTAGCACCGATGGCACAAATTTCAGCCTCGTGCAGGGAGCCAGCACGAAGGATTTTACACCAGCTACCCAAACGGCCACAGCCTGGTACAGAAGAAAAGTACTTTCAGGCATGTGCGCCGAAAGTATAAGCAATACCATAAGTATAAGAGTCGGCACGCCCGCTACGCCGGTGGTAGAGAAAGCCGGGACGGCCTGTGCCGGAACCGTGATCACCCTGCGCATCCTGCAGCCGGTTGCCGGCCTTACCTACCAATGGTACCGTAATCTGGGGGCACTGCCTATTGCCGAGGGTGCTACTGTTACGACAACTGTACTGGCAACCGATTCTCTCTACAGTGTGCGGGCTGTTGGCGCCGGGGGCTGCACAAGTGACCGTGCTCATACCTGGATAACGGTCGTCCAACCAATTTCGGGCAACCAGATAGGCCAGCCGCAAACGATTTGCACCGGCGAGATCCCGCAAGCACTGGCAGGAGCCGTGCCGACGGGCGGCGGCGCAGAAATAACCTATCGCTGGGAGGTAAGCACCGACAGCCTGACTTATACTTCGGCGCCGGGCGCCAATGCCGCCCAAGCATATCATCCCGAAGCGCTTACCACCACGGCCTGGTTCCGGCGGTTAGCAACTGCCGGCACCTGCGCCGCCAACATCAGCGACCCGGTAAAAATAACCGTGGCCCCACTTCCGGCGCAACCCGCCATCACCCAGCAGGCAACAGAACTAACGGCCGGCGTAGTAGCAAGCCGGTATGAGTGGCTCCTGGACGGGGTGCTGCTGCCCAATGCAAGCACAGCCACCATTACAGTCCCGGCTTCGGGTACCTACCAGGTGAGGGCGCAGAGCGCGTCCGGCTGCTACTCCGGCTATTCCGAAGCATGGCCGGTTGTCCTTTTGCCCACCGGCATTGCCGAACCAGCCGGGGAAGCCGGTATTGTGGTGGCGCCAAATCCGTCGGCAGGCAAGGTACTGCTACACACGCAGCGGCCCTTTCGGCATGTGGTCATCTCCGTACAAAGTATGGCCGGCAAAGAGGTGCGCCGCTTTGAGCAGCAACAGCTGCAAGCCTGGCAGGAGCTTAACTTAACAGGTCTGGCCGACGGATTATACTTGCTTTACATTCAGGCAGATAGCCTGCGGGTAGTGCAAAAGCTGCAGCTCTCCCACTAA
- a CDS encoding AsmA-like C-terminal region-containing protein, with translation MKKVVIGFFIFLALLFAAAALVPLLFKDKIKQALDKEIAKNINAQVLYQTDDVSVSLFRHFPNLSLNVENLAVIGKDSFQTDTLAQVPAFNMGLDLASVISGDELKVNSITLDEPVIRLVVLKSGKANWDIFISDTAATTPADTAASDFKMAIKKWEINNGTLFYDDLSIPFGMVGHHVNHSGSGDFEKNVFDMVSKTTADQVTITYAGVNYVENARLNADVTMAMDLDKSLYTFKDNNIRLNELPFTFNGSILMPHDDIDLDLAFKATEADFKNVLSVVPGMYTDKFNDIKTSGKLSFDGYIKGRYNETSMPGFGTSLVIADGMFKYPDLPEAARNINVNMRIDNKDGNVDNTVIDVRQLHLDLGKNPVDAKVLVEGLKPMKVNGNVKANVDLAELTKVYPVEGMTLRGLLKVDADAKGVYSEKSMPVIDADLNLTNGYVKSKDFPAPIQGLNMVTNVRNTTGNTDDTRINVERFNMSLDGEPLEGRVLVQGIDKPAFDARIKGILDLTKLTKIFPQEGMTVSGRINADVAAKGKLSDIEAEKYNNVTANGTMAISNLHFVSTDLPQGIKITKADAVFNNERINLQNMSGYLGKSDIQASGTLSNYLGYALEDNQNLRGNFTINSNRFDVNEWMVDEQGEPTDKQEAGVVEVPANLDVALNMNAKQVLYSDFKLNNVDGRVLVKDKVAKLEQVTFNMLGASFATSGSYNTQNLLHPLFDMKLAIKDLDFKQAFNNFNTIKALAPIAGLLEGKFNTSFNFAGELGQDMVPVFSTLDGSGVIDVIRAALRDVKIVDKISSLTNFEELRNFVVENKKIDAQIVNGSLVVKPFDLKVGNVEMTVGGANNVNGQIDYTTVLNLPAGKVGRELNTRLTSLLGKEQVQNADRVNVKLNIGGTLAAPKVGLAGGSVKTQAKDLVKEAVQNKLDNVKQQARDTLQAELTKRKAEAEEKARLELEKKRTEAEKQLKQKAADKVGGFLKGLSKPAAKPDTAKTGN, from the coding sequence ATGAAGAAAGTAGTAATTGGCTTTTTTATCTTTCTGGCGCTGCTCTTTGCAGCGGCGGCCCTGGTGCCCCTTCTGTTCAAAGATAAAATTAAACAAGCCCTCGACAAAGAGATCGCAAAGAATATAAATGCGCAGGTGCTCTATCAGACCGATGATGTGAGCGTTTCGCTGTTTCGCCATTTCCCGAACCTGTCGCTGAACGTGGAAAACCTGGCGGTGATCGGCAAAGACTCGTTCCAGACGGACACTTTGGCCCAGGTACCGGCCTTTAACATGGGCCTGGATCTGGCAAGTGTGATCAGCGGCGATGAGTTGAAGGTGAATTCCATTACCCTCGACGAGCCCGTGATACGGCTGGTAGTGCTCAAGAGCGGCAAAGCCAACTGGGATATCTTTATCTCCGATACTGCGGCCACTACCCCTGCCGATACGGCTGCCTCCGACTTTAAAATGGCTATTAAGAAGTGGGAAATAAACAACGGTACGCTCTTTTATGATGATCTGAGCATTCCCTTCGGTATGGTGGGCCACCACGTGAACCACAGCGGCAGCGGCGATTTTGAAAAGAACGTGTTTGATATGGTGTCGAAGACCACCGCCGATCAGGTGACCATCACCTATGCCGGCGTCAACTATGTGGAAAATGCCCGGCTGAACGCGGACGTGACCATGGCCATGGACCTGGACAAGTCGCTTTATACCTTTAAAGACAACAACATCCGCCTCAACGAGCTGCCCTTTACCTTTAACGGTTCCATCCTGATGCCGCACGACGACATTGACCTGGACCTGGCCTTTAAAGCTACCGAGGCAGACTTTAAAAACGTGCTATCGGTGGTGCCGGGCATGTATACCGACAAGTTCAACGACATCAAGACTTCGGGCAAGCTCAGCTTCGACGGCTACATCAAAGGGCGCTACAACGAAACCTCGATGCCGGGCTTTGGCACCTCGCTGGTAATCGCAGATGGCATGTTCAAGTACCCCGACCTGCCTGAGGCGGCGCGCAACATTAACGTAAATATGCGCATCGATAACAAGGACGGCAACGTAGACAACACCGTGATCGACGTGCGCCAGCTGCACCTGGACCTGGGCAAGAACCCGGTAGATGCCAAGGTGCTGGTAGAAGGCCTGAAACCCATGAAGGTAAACGGCAACGTGAAGGCCAATGTAGACCTGGCCGAGCTGACCAAAGTATACCCGGTGGAAGGCATGACGCTGCGCGGCCTGCTGAAAGTGGATGCCGATGCCAAAGGCGTGTACAGCGAAAAGAGCATGCCGGTGATCGACGCCGACCTGAACCTGACCAACGGCTATGTGAAGTCTAAGGATTTCCCGGCCCCGATCCAGGGCCTGAACATGGTGACCAACGTCCGCAATACCACGGGCAACACGGACGATACCCGCATCAATGTGGAGCGGTTTAACATGAGCCTGGACGGCGAGCCGCTGGAAGGCCGCGTGCTGGTGCAGGGCATCGACAAGCCGGCTTTTGATGCCCGCATCAAAGGTATACTTGACCTGACGAAGCTGACCAAGATCTTCCCGCAGGAAGGTATGACGGTGTCCGGGCGCATCAATGCCGACGTTGCCGCCAAAGGAAAGCTCAGCGACATTGAAGCTGAGAAGTATAACAACGTTACAGCTAACGGTACAATGGCCATCAGCAACCTGCATTTTGTCAGCACCGATCTGCCGCAGGGTATAAAGATCACCAAGGCGGATGCCGTATTCAACAACGAGCGCATCAACCTGCAGAACATGAGCGGCTACCTGGGCAAAAGCGACATACAGGCCAGCGGCACGCTTTCTAATTACCTGGGCTATGCCTTGGAAGATAACCAGAACCTGCGCGGCAACTTTACGATCAATTCTAACCGCTTCGACGTGAACGAGTGGATGGTAGACGAGCAGGGGGAGCCTACCGACAAACAGGAAGCAGGCGTGGTGGAAGTGCCGGCCAACCTGGACGTAGCCCTGAATATGAATGCCAAACAGGTGCTGTATTCAGACTTTAAGCTAAACAATGTGGATGGCCGCGTGCTGGTAAAAGATAAGGTAGCGAAGCTGGAGCAGGTAACCTTTAACATGCTGGGGGCCTCTTTTGCGACCAGTGGCAGCTATAACACGCAAAACCTGTTGCACCCGCTCTTTGATATGAAGCTGGCCATCAAAGACCTCGATTTTAAACAGGCCTTCAATAATTTTAATACGATAAAGGCCCTAGCCCCTATTGCCGGCTTGCTGGAAGGCAAGTTTAATACCAGCTTTAACTTTGCCGGCGAGCTGGGCCAAGACATGGTACCGGTGTTCAGCACACTGGATGGCAGTGGGGTGATTGATGTGATCCGGGCGGCTCTGCGCGACGTGAAGATCGTGGATAAGATCAGCAGCCTGACCAACTTTGAGGAGCTGCGCAACTTTGTGGTGGAGAACAAAAAAATCGATGCTCAGATCGTGAACGGCAGCCTGGTGGTAAAGCCCTTCGACCTGAAAGTAGGCAATGTGGAAATGACAGTGGGCGGCGCCAACAACGTAAACGGCCAGATCGATTATACGACGGTGCTGAACCTGCCGGCCGGTAAAGTGGGCCGCGAGCTGAACACCCGTTTGACCAGTTTGCTGGGCAAAGAGCAGGTGCAGAACGCCGACCGCGTGAACGTAAAGCTCAACATTGGCGGCACGCTTGCAGCCCCAAAGGTAGGTCTGGCCGGCGGCTCTGTTAAAACGCAGGCAAAGGACCTGGTGAAGGAAGCTGTGCAGAACAAACTGGACAACGTGAAGCAACAGGCCCGCGACACGCTGCAGGCAGAGCTGACCAAAAGAAAAGCGGAAGCCGAGGAGAAAGCCCGCTTGGAACTGGAGAAAAAACGCACCGAAGCCGAAAAGCAGCTCAAGCAGAAAGCAGCCGACAAAGTAGGTGGTTTCCTGAAAGGCCTCTCCAAACCAGCTGCCAAACCCGACACGGCCAAAACAGGCAACTAA